The following are encoded in a window of Candidatus Schekmanbacteria bacterium genomic DNA:
- a CDS encoding glycosyltransferase: MEEDRLTILVAIPAYNAEKYIEKCISAVISLNPPADRILIIDDGSSDKTVEIARRYKDVEVIEHRCNLGVAAARNTALNLCKEDILLFFDSDTIPDKDFVKRIMDCYDNDYVGGVGGIALEVSNKTLVEKWRALSMKQSERATSDVPFLWGLCSSYKVSLLREVGGFDPVFKTNGEDVDIGIRLRKKGYCLICNPLAKVKHLKEENIKGVFKTLYNWYYWGAYAFKKNKERFFLNYIKIIFKNPITRIFSMKEGGLHPFFLIMDFLAICVETVALISVLLKRLR; this comes from the coding sequence TTGGAAGAAGACAGATTGACAATTCTTGTAGCCATTCCTGCATATAATGCTGAAAAATATATAGAGAAATGTATTAGCGCAGTGATATCCCTGAATCCTCCGGCAGATAGGATTCTCATAATCGATGATGGTTCATCTGATAAAACAGTTGAAATTGCAAGAAGGTATAAAGATGTAGAAGTCATTGAGCATAGATGCAACTTAGGAGTTGCAGCAGCACGTAATACAGCCTTGAATTTGTGTAAGGAGGATATTCTTCTTTTTTTTGATAGTGATACAATACCTGATAAGGATTTTGTCAAAAGAATAATGGATTGTTATGATAATGATTATGTTGGAGGAGTAGGAGGAATTGCACTTGAAGTCAGTAATAAAACCCTTGTGGAGAAGTGGAGAGCGCTTTCGATGAAACAATCAGAAAGAGCAACATCTGATGTTCCATTTCTTTGGGGGTTGTGTTCATCATACAAAGTTTCATTGCTTAGAGAAGTTGGCGGTTTTGATCCCGTATTCAAGACAAACGGTGAAGATGTGGATATTGGAATTCGTTTAAGAAAAAAAGGTTATTGTCTCATCTGCAATCCTTTGGCAAAGGTTAAACATCTAAAAGAGGAGAACATTAAAGGAGTGTTTAAAACGCTCTATAATTGGTATTATTGGGGAGCTTATGCATTTAAAAAAAATAAAGAACGGTTTTTTCTAAATTATATCAAAATTATTTTTAAGAATCCTATTACAAGAATTTTTTCTATGAAAGAGGGAGGATTGCATCCGTTTTTTTTGATAATGGATTTTCTTGCTATTTGTGTTGAAACGGTTGCCCTCATTTCGGTTTTATTGAAGAGATTGAGATAA
- the pgsA gene encoding CDP-diacylglycerol--glycerol-3-phosphate 3-phosphatidyltransferase codes for MNVANRITLFRIFLVPLIVFFLLYSTKYYMHLIAAFIFLVASLTDLIDGYIARYRNEVTNLGKLLDPIADKLLTSSALISLVDLQKIPAWIVVFLIGRDFCISGLRNIAASQGIVIQASAIAKYKTVFEICGILLLILSGTSSEELFYYLKVSGWAVIFLAASCAVISGVQYFSSFWDSIDLTSGN; via the coding sequence ATGAATGTTGCAAACCGAATTACACTGTTTCGAATATTTCTTGTGCCATTGATTGTTTTTTTTCTTCTTTATTCCACTAAATATTATATGCATCTGATTGCCGCTTTTATTTTTCTCGTTGCTTCACTGACTGACCTTATTGATGGTTATATTGCAAGGTATCGCAATGAAGTAACGAATTTAGGGAAATTACTTGACCCTATTGCTGATAAACTTTTGACATCATCTGCTCTGATTTCACTTGTTGATTTGCAGAAAATTCCTGCATGGATAGTGGTTTTTCTAATAGGCAGGGATTTCTGTATAAGCGGATTGAGAAACATCGCTGCATCGCAGGGTATTGTCATTCAGGCAAGTGCTATTGCCAAATATAAGACAGTATTTGAAATATGCGGTATTCTATTGCTTATTCTTTCAGGCACAAGCTCTGAGGAGCTTTTTTATTATTTAAAGGTATCGGGATGGGCTGTGATTTTTTTAGCCGCAAGTTGTGCTGTTATTTCAGGTGTCCAGTACTTTTCAAGTTTTTGGGATTCCATTGATTTAACATCGGGGAACTAA
- a CDS encoding pantoate--beta-alanine ligase, which produces MNIFKKIRDMKAQSYDWKKSGKIIGIVPTMGCLHEGHLSLIRESVKDCDKTVVTIFVNPIQFAPGEDFNSYPRVFERDCELCEKERVDAVFYPADSEMYPEGFQTKVSVKELQKHLCGLSRPGHFDGVTTVVLKLFNIVMPHKAYFGQKDYQQLQIIKRMVGDLNLDVEIIEMPIVREKDGLAMSSRNRYLSDEERKKALIVPRIIDEAEKLLRKGDKKIKEIKKYLYSMAEDVEGAKVDYISFSDPETLDDIAEIQNHVLVAVAIKIGSARLIDNRVIHLTKE; this is translated from the coding sequence ATGAATATATTCAAGAAAATAAGAGATATGAAAGCTCAGTCCTATGACTGGAAAAAATCAGGAAAAATAATTGGTATTGTGCCAACAATGGGGTGTCTTCATGAAGGTCATCTTTCATTAATAAGAGAGTCGGTGAAAGATTGTGACAAGACTGTTGTAACTATTTTTGTAAACCCCATTCAGTTTGCACCCGGAGAAGATTTCAATTCCTATCCAAGGGTTTTTGAAAGGGATTGTGAGCTTTGTGAAAAAGAGAGGGTTGATGCTGTTTTTTATCCTGCAGATAGTGAAATGTATCCAGAAGGTTTTCAGACAAAAGTAAGTGTCAAGGAGCTTCAAAAACATTTGTGCGGTCTTTCAAGGCCTGGACATTTTGATGGTGTAACAACTGTTGTTCTGAAATTATTTAATATTGTTATGCCCCATAAGGCGTATTTTGGACAGAAAGATTATCAGCAGCTCCAAATTATAAAGAGGATGGTTGGGGACTTGAATCTTGATGTTGAAATTATTGAAATGCCTATAGTGAGAGAAAAAGATGGATTAGCGATGAGTTCAAGAAATAGATATCTTTCTGATGAGGAACGAAAAAAAGCTCTGATTGTCCCACGAATAATAGATGAAGCAGAGAAACTTTTGAGGAAAGGAGACAAAAAAATAAAAGAAATTAAAAAATACCTCTATTCAATGGCTGAGGATGTGGAAGGTGCAAAGGTGGATTATATATCGTTTTCAGACCCTGAAACTTTGGATGATATTGCGGAAATCCAAAATCACGTCTTGGTTGCTGTTGCTATCAAAATAGGTAGCGCGAGACTAATTGACAATAGGGTAATCCATTTAACAAAAGAATAA